In Mangifera indica cultivar Alphonso chromosome 1, CATAS_Mindica_2.1, whole genome shotgun sequence, a single genomic region encodes these proteins:
- the LOC123218347 gene encoding LOW QUALITY PROTEIN: flavonol synthase/flavanone 3-hydroxylase (The sequence of the model RefSeq protein was modified relative to this genomic sequence to represent the inferred CDS: substituted 2 bases at 2 genomic stop codons), with amino-acid sequence MAMSFRGWQNKEVNKDFARHMKEVVDKLFRTLSLGLGVEGDVVKESEGGEDIEYMLKINYYPPCPRPDLALGVVPHTDLSTITILVPNQVPGLXVLKDDHWIDAKYIPNALIIHIGDRLSNGRYKAVLHRTTVDKEKTRMSWPVFXEPPGEFVVGPLSQLVGEDNPSEPKCKPKKFNDGRYCNSPFPYQETTGKEVARRLVNDFLGMVIGN; translated from the exons ATGGCAATGTCCTTTCGTGGTTGGCAAAACAA GGAGGTGAACAAGGACTTCGCAAGACACATGAAAGAGGTAGTGGATAAGTTGTTCAGAACTCTTTCATTAGGGTTAGGGGTTGAAGGTGATGTGGTAAAAGAATCAGAGGGTGGTGAAGATATTGAATATATgcttaaaatcaattattaccCACCGTGTCCTCGTCCTGATCTGGCCCTTGGGGTTGTCCCTCACACTGATCTTTCCACCATCACCATTCTTGTTCCTAATCAAGTCCCTGGACTCTAAGTCCTTAAGGATGACCATTGGATCGACGCCAAGTACATCCCCAATGCTCTTATTATTCACATTGGTGATCGATTGag CAATGGAAGGTACAAGGCAGTGCTACACAGAACAACGGTGGACAAGGAGAAGACAAGGATGTCATGGCCAGTATTTTGAGAGCCACCAGGGGAATTTGTGGTTGGTCCACTTTCTCAACTTGTTGGAGAAGATAATCCATCTGAACCTAAATGCAAGCCCAAGAAATTTAATGATGGCAGATACTGCAATTCCCCA TTTCCATATCAAGAAACCACCGGGAAGGAGGTAGCGAGAAGGTTGGTCAACGACTTTCTTGGAATGGTCATTGGAAATTGA